Below is a window of Fulvitalea axinellae DNA.
ACGAGTACCCGGCCACAAGTTCCACGGTTTCGACCGAGCCCCCATTAGCCAAAACCTCCTTGGCCCCTACGATAGTATCGACGGTGTAATCATTGCCTTTTACCAATACGTCCGGCATCAGAGCCGTGATCAATTCCAATGGCGTGTCTTCGTCAAAGAGTACTACGGCGTCCACAAATTCGAAAGCCGCCATGATGCGTGAGCGGGTCAGCTCGTTGTTGATCGGGCGCTCCTCCCCTTTCAGTCGTTTTACCGAAGCGTCGGTGTTGAGGCCGACGATGAGGCGATCGCCGAGATTGCGGGCTTTTTCAAGATAATCGACATGGCCGAGATGGACCAAATCGAAGCATCCGTTTGAGAATACCACCCGTTCACCGTTCTCTTTCCAGCTGGCTACGGTTTGTTTGGCGTTTTCCCTGTTATGTATTTTCGACGGTGTGTTTGTCTTGCTCATGTTTTTTTCTTTTGGAAATAAAAATGCTCCCGAACAGGCCGATGCCACCGAAGAATATGGTCATTACGGTTTGGGCGGCGTGCATCACGGTGGCGTATAGCAAAGCCGATTGATGGTTTACTCCATAAAGCATCAAAATAGCGGACACTATGAGATGGTAAGTGCCGATGCCACCCGACACAGGCGCTGTCATGGCGATTCCGCCAAAAGCGAAGGCCGCTAGCCCGGCTCCCC
It encodes the following:
- the rfaE2 gene encoding D-glycero-beta-D-manno-heptose 1-phosphate adenylyltransferase, with translation MSKTNTPSKIHNRENAKQTVASWKENGERVVFSNGCFDLVHLGHVDYLEKARNLGDRLIVGLNTDASVKRLKGEERPINNELTRSRIMAAFEFVDAVVLFDEDTPLELITALMPDVLVKGNDYTVDTIVGAKEVLANGGSVETVELVAGYSSTNVIEKIKRSAD